A stretch of Desulfitobacterium dichloroeliminans LMG P-21439 DNA encodes these proteins:
- the fabG gene encoding 3-oxoacyl-ACP reductase FabG yields MAKFDGRIAVITGGAKGIGEAIVRKFYAEGAKVAILDVDAVGAQQLAENLDPSGEKVMGVGCNVVKRDDVKAAFAAIMKKFGTVDILVNNAGITRDVIFHKMTEEQWDAVMAVNGKGLFNCTQEAWLIMREKKYGKICNLSSTNSSGEAGQANYSFTKAGTIGFTKSLAREGGRYNINVNCVRPGVIDTEMMRAVPEKALEDYIDKTAFKRMGQPSEVADVIAYLCSEESSFVTGEEILVAGGYIYR; encoded by the coding sequence ATGGCAAAGTTTGATGGAAGAATTGCAGTAATAACCGGTGGAGCCAAAGGGATCGGGGAAGCGATAGTCAGAAAGTTTTATGCAGAGGGAGCGAAGGTTGCGATTCTGGATGTGGATGCTGTAGGAGCCCAGCAATTGGCCGAGAATCTTGATCCCAGCGGCGAAAAGGTTATGGGTGTTGGCTGTAATGTCGTCAAGCGTGATGATGTAAAGGCTGCTTTTGCAGCGATTATGAAGAAGTTTGGAACGGTGGATATCCTTGTTAATAATGCAGGGATTACACGGGACGTGATTTTCCACAAAATGACGGAAGAGCAATGGGATGCTGTGATGGCCGTGAATGGCAAAGGCTTGTTTAACTGCACTCAGGAAGCCTGGCTAATCATGAGGGAGAAGAAATACGGTAAAATTTGCAACTTGTCTTCCACAAATTCTAGCGGCGAAGCCGGGCAGGCTAATTATTCTTTCACCAAAGCGGGTACCATCGGATTTACCAAGAGTCTGGCCAGAGAAGGAGGAAGATATAATATCAATGTCAATTGTGTACGCCCTGGGGTGATTGATACGGAGATGATGCGCGCTGTACCGGAGAAGGCACTGGAAGATTACATTGATAAGACCGCATTTAAGCGCATGGGGCAACCATCCGAAGTAGCTGACGTTATCGCATATTTGTGCAGTGAAGAGTCTTCCTTTGTTACCGGTGAGGAAATTTTGGTAGCCGGGGGCTATATATACAGATAA
- a CDS encoding sigma-54 interaction domain-containing protein, which yields MIEPNNSIQINAYSLEEVMDNSYDSIFVTDAEGNIIMANPTAERLLNLSIGQMVGKNIQELVEEGYWDKSIALEAIEKRASVTGTIKTRDGVNLMCTSRPLFDSQGNITMVISNSREKDTLVKLAQSLDKERELVQRYKEEVQYLREQGVKNQQLVAESAAMKNLLMEVNWVGPTESSVLLYGESGTGKEVLAKYIYSISRRAKEAFITVNCSAIPENLIEAELFGYEKGSFTGADAKGKPGLFELADKGTIFLDEIGEMPLVLQAKLLRVLENGDVRRIGGVSSKKVDFRLICATNRDLKKMVENKAFREDLFYRINVVPLQLAPLRDRPEDIIAMSNIFLKELNKKNGYNKVFSTETLKGFLNYSWPGNVRELRNLIERLAITTRDRVIDYQVEEISNLPGNRVSGLKHDQMDTFRITVSSKAPLKKVMNQIEQEYIRNILQECNGCVSEAARILDVDRSAIYRKVQVVKVRERE from the coding sequence ATGATTGAGCCGAATAATTCTATACAAATCAACGCTTATTCCCTTGAAGAAGTCATGGATAATTCTTATGATTCTATTTTTGTTACCGATGCTGAGGGGAATATCATAATGGCGAATCCTACGGCCGAACGGTTATTGAATTTGTCGATAGGGCAAATGGTCGGTAAAAATATTCAGGAACTTGTGGAAGAGGGCTATTGGGATAAATCAATAGCTTTGGAAGCTATAGAAAAGAGAGCTAGCGTGACCGGCACAATCAAAACCAGGGATGGAGTCAATCTGATGTGCACCAGTCGGCCCTTATTCGATTCCCAAGGCAATATTACCATGGTCATCAGCAATAGCCGGGAAAAGGACACCCTTGTAAAATTGGCACAGAGTTTAGATAAAGAGCGGGAGCTCGTGCAGCGTTATAAAGAGGAGGTCCAGTACTTAAGAGAGCAAGGGGTTAAGAACCAACAGCTGGTTGCTGAAAGTGCAGCTATGAAGAATTTACTGATGGAAGTTAATTGGGTAGGACCGACTGAGTCATCGGTTCTTTTGTATGGCGAATCCGGTACGGGAAAAGAAGTACTGGCCAAGTATATCTATAGCATCAGCCGCCGGGCCAAGGAAGCCTTCATTACCGTGAATTGTTCGGCCATTCCTGAAAACCTGATTGAAGCTGAACTGTTTGGTTATGAAAAAGGATCGTTTACCGGTGCGGATGCCAAAGGAAAACCCGGATTATTTGAGCTGGCAGATAAGGGAACAATCTTCCTGGATGAGATAGGTGAGATGCCGCTTGTCCTCCAGGCGAAATTATTGCGAGTCTTGGAGAATGGCGACGTGAGAAGAATAGGAGGGGTAAGTTCTAAAAAAGTTGACTTTCGACTGATTTGTGCCACAAACCGCGATTTAAAAAAGATGGTTGAGAATAAGGCTTTTCGAGAGGATCTTTTTTATCGCATTAATGTTGTCCCTCTTCAGCTGGCTCCTCTACGCGACCGACCAGAGGATATCATAGCGATGAGCAACATCTTTTTGAAGGAATTAAATAAGAAAAACGGCTATAACAAGGTTTTTTCAACCGAAACCCTTAAGGGATTTCTGAACTATAGTTGGCCCGGGAATGTTCGCGAACTGCGCAATTTAATTGAACGCTTGGCTATCACAACCAGGGATAGGGTGATAGATTATCAAGTTGAGGAAATTTCCAATCTGCCGGGAAATCGTGTATCAGGTCTGAAGCATGATCAAATGGATACCTTTCGCATCACGGTAAGTTCTAAAGCTCCGCTCAAGAAGGTCATGAATCAAATCGAGCAGGAATATATTCGGAATATCTTACAGGAATGTAATGGATGCGTTAGTGAAGCTGCAAGAATTTTAGATGTTGACCGTTCAGCGATCTACCGAAAGGTTCAGGTCGTCAAAGTGAGGGAGCGGGAATAA
- a CDS encoding acetyl-CoA hydrolase/transferase family protein, translated as MDWRETYKSRLTTADEAVKVVKSGDFVIPGHAASESELLVNALAKRYNELENVTIIQGVSLGSSPYCKPEMEGHFILKSMFLGANTRKSVWDNRGTFFTLMFNEFPRAFREGHLGSDVFITMVSPPDEHGYCSLGMSVDHSKELVNCAKIVIAEVNPNVPRTYGDTLVHVNDLDYIVENDGPILELTRFAAMDEVTQAIGRHVAALIKDGDTLQMGAGTIPDAILNYLKDKNDLGIHTEMFSDGLIELIEAGIVNGSKKTINPGKIVVAFAQGTKKVYEYIHNNPLFEFRPVDYVNNPCIIAQHDNMVAINSALEIDLGGQVCAEAIGTKQYSGIGGQLDFIRGAGAAKNGRAIIVLQSSAKNGTISRISCQLKPGTPVTTTRNDVRWVVTEYGAVNLYCKSESERAAALISIAHPNFREQLRQEYREIYGRTL; from the coding sequence ATGGATTGGAGAGAAACGTACAAGAGCCGCTTAACAACCGCTGATGAAGCTGTAAAAGTTGTAAAATCAGGCGACTTTGTTATACCCGGCCATGCTGCAAGTGAATCGGAACTACTTGTCAATGCTCTCGCCAAACGTTACAACGAATTGGAGAATGTCACCATTATTCAAGGGGTGTCCCTTGGCAGTTCGCCTTACTGCAAACCTGAAATGGAAGGTCATTTTATCTTGAAATCCATGTTCCTCGGTGCCAATACCAGAAAATCAGTGTGGGATAACCGTGGGACTTTTTTCACGTTGATGTTCAATGAGTTCCCACGAGCTTTTCGAGAGGGTCATTTAGGCTCCGATGTCTTTATTACAATGGTTAGCCCGCCGGATGAGCATGGGTACTGTAGTCTGGGCATGTCGGTCGATCACTCCAAGGAACTGGTGAATTGTGCTAAGATTGTCATCGCTGAGGTTAATCCCAATGTTCCTCGAACCTATGGCGATACACTCGTTCATGTCAATGATCTCGATTATATAGTTGAAAACGATGGTCCGATTCTCGAGCTTACCCGTTTTGCCGCTATGGATGAAGTTACACAAGCCATCGGCCGCCACGTAGCGGCGCTGATTAAAGACGGCGACACACTCCAAATGGGTGCTGGGACGATTCCTGATGCCATTCTTAATTACCTTAAGGATAAAAATGATCTAGGCATTCACACGGAAATGTTCTCTGATGGCTTAATTGAATTGATTGAAGCCGGAATCGTGAATGGCTCGAAGAAAACTATCAACCCTGGAAAAATTGTGGTCGCCTTTGCCCAAGGAACAAAGAAAGTTTATGAATACATCCACAATAACCCTCTCTTTGAGTTTCGCCCGGTCGATTATGTTAATAATCCTTGCATCATCGCCCAACACGATAATATGGTCGCCATCAATTCTGCCTTGGAAATTGACTTAGGCGGTCAAGTTTGCGCTGAAGCCATCGGTACAAAGCAGTACAGCGGCATCGGCGGACAGTTGGATTTTATCCGCGGAGCTGGGGCTGCCAAGAATGGTCGAGCAATTATCGTTCTCCAATCCTCAGCTAAAAACGGAACAATCTCCCGAATTTCCTGTCAGTTAAAGCCCGGAACTCCTGTAACCACAACGCGAAACGATGTTCGTTGGGTTGTGACAGAGTATGGTGCTGTCAATCTATACTGCAAATCGGAAAGCGAACGAGCCGCGGCGCTAATCAGTATCGCCCATCCCAATTTCCGAGAGCAGCTCCGACAGGAGTATCGTGAAATCTATGGCCGAACACTATAA
- a CDS encoding thiolase family protein, whose translation MSFRKSEDDIVCISATRTPFGKFGGSLKDIDIYELGAIAMRNAMAKIDLDPALIDEVWWGNGDTSSTKDPFTPVVARQTMLKAGIPPETPSVAFDQACTSALSTIKYGARSIKLGEAKIVMTGGATSFSTIPFLLRDIRWEGKKHSSFMVEDPIIPLGYKDYAPVAVDSGNVAIEYGVLREEQDELALASHLKYGQARERGFFNNELQPLEIMQKDRKGKTLTSKLLDIDEQFRPNITIESLAKLKPIFDNPTCTAGNAPGMNDGATAQIITTRKNAEQLGLPILYTLVSISAIALQPRIMPVSPAFAIKKCLDEAELTMADIQTIEINEAFACVPLVSLKLLANERFLNSDYQVMVKEASTQPILDYDPASYQKLKEKLNPNGSAIAVGHPNTASGARIMMTAAYHLKETGGGYAACAICGGLTQGAGAIIWVE comes from the coding sequence ATGAGTTTCCGCAAAAGTGAAGATGATATTGTTTGTATTAGTGCAACCAGAACGCCCTTTGGTAAATTCGGTGGTTCGTTGAAAGACATCGATATCTACGAACTTGGTGCTATTGCCATGAGAAATGCGATGGCCAAAATTGACCTTGACCCGGCTCTCATCGATGAAGTATGGTGGGGCAATGGGGATACTAGCAGCACGAAGGATCCGTTCACACCCGTTGTAGCTCGCCAAACCATGCTTAAAGCCGGGATTCCACCCGAAACCCCGTCGGTTGCTTTCGACCAAGCCTGCACCTCCGCCTTAAGTACCATAAAATATGGTGCTCGGAGCATTAAACTAGGGGAAGCAAAAATCGTTATGACTGGAGGGGCGACCAGTTTTAGCACTATTCCCTTTTTACTCCGGGATATTCGATGGGAAGGAAAAAAACATTCTTCCTTTATGGTTGAAGACCCAATTATCCCTCTGGGATACAAAGATTATGCCCCTGTAGCAGTAGATTCAGGTAATGTCGCCATAGAGTACGGAGTATTACGTGAAGAACAGGATGAATTGGCCCTGGCCAGTCACCTTAAATACGGCCAGGCCCGGGAACGCGGATTTTTCAACAATGAACTGCAGCCCCTTGAGATCATGCAAAAAGATCGCAAAGGAAAAACCCTCACTTCCAAACTTTTAGATATCGATGAGCAATTTCGTCCGAATATTACTATAGAGAGTCTGGCAAAACTGAAACCGATTTTCGACAACCCGACTTGTACAGCCGGCAATGCTCCAGGAATGAATGATGGTGCCACCGCTCAAATCATCACCACCAGAAAAAATGCTGAGCAATTGGGTTTGCCTATTCTTTATACCCTGGTCAGTATTTCCGCCATCGCCCTGCAGCCAAGGATTATGCCGGTTTCCCCAGCTTTCGCCATTAAGAAATGCCTGGATGAAGCAGAATTGACCATGGCTGACATACAAACGATTGAAATTAATGAAGCCTTTGCTTGTGTTCCGTTGGTTTCCTTGAAACTCTTAGCTAATGAACGCTTCTTAAACAGTGACTATCAGGTGATGGTCAAAGAGGCCTCAACTCAACCCATCTTGGATTATGATCCTGCCAGCTATCAAAAGCTTAAGGAAAAACTTAACCCAAATGGAAGCGCAATTGCTGTCGGACATCCTAACACCGCAAGTGGAGCACGCATTATGATGACGGCTGCCTATCATCTCAAAGAAACCGGCGGCGGGTATGCAGCTTGTGCGATTTGCGGCGGTCTGACACAGGGTGCAGGAGCTATCATTTGGGTCGAGTAA
- the rpmF gene encoding 50S ribosomal protein L32, whose protein sequence is MGVGQHRQSKSRVRKRRAMWKLTAPNHIECPQCHKPTLPHHICPSCGFYKAKEVVSMGE, encoded by the coding sequence ATGGGTGTTGGTCAACATCGCCAATCCAAATCCAGAGTTCGTAAACGTCGGGCAATGTGGAAGTTAACAGCTCCAAACCACATTGAATGCCCCCAATGTCATAAGCCTACATTGCCACATCATATTTGCCCAAGCTGCGGCTTTTATAAAGCCAAGGAAGTAGTATCGATGGGTGAGTAA
- a CDS encoding YceD family protein, with product MIINVAQIRRDEIGTAHFDLKDDFSAFESELEGITFVAPVHVQLQVNNTGDSLLVQGTIDAEIKTQCGRCLEPFHYTIHQDYEDEWVYAPQATEEQIETVLVFEKDEIELSDRILEQIVLALPMRFICSSECKGLCPVCGVNHNVESCDCVQDQVDPRLAALANWPRED from the coding sequence GTGATAATTAATGTCGCTCAAATTCGCCGCGATGAAATTGGTACTGCTCATTTTGATTTAAAAGACGACTTTTCCGCCTTTGAATCAGAACTTGAGGGGATTACTTTTGTCGCTCCTGTACACGTTCAACTTCAGGTGAACAATACGGGGGATTCCTTGCTTGTCCAGGGTACGATCGATGCTGAGATTAAAACTCAATGTGGTCGTTGCCTAGAACCTTTTCATTATACAATTCATCAGGATTATGAAGATGAGTGGGTATATGCTCCCCAAGCAACGGAAGAACAAATAGAGACTGTGCTGGTGTTCGAAAAGGATGAAATTGAACTCAGTGACCGCATTCTTGAGCAAATCGTGTTGGCCTTACCGATGAGGTTTATCTGTTCTTCTGAGTGTAAAGGGTTGTGCCCTGTTTGCGGTGTGAATCACAATGTTGAATCTTGTGACTGTGTCCAAGATCAAGTGGATCCCCGTCTTGCAGCGTTAGCCAACTGGCCTCGTGAAGATTAA
- a CDS encoding acetate kinase has product MKVLVINCGSSSLKYQLLDMNTKTPIAKGLVERIGLPGAVLTHRPAAGEKEIITAEIPNHTVAIQLVLDALVNPEYGVLKGLEEIGAVGHRVVHGGEKFASSVLIDDEVMQAIEECIELAPLHNPPNIAGIEACQKLMPGVPQVAVFDTAFHQTMPAHAYLYGLPYELYEKYKIRKYGFHGTSHKYVSQRAAELLGRPVEGLKLISCHLGNGSSITAIKDGKSLETSMGFTPLEGLMMGTRSGDLDPSIVSFIQQKENLTSDEVNDFLNKKSGVLGLSGVSSDFRDIEQARDQGNYRAGLALQVFAHDVKKYIGSYAAVLDGADAIIFTAGLGENSAEMRETVVQGLDYLGTKLDLEKNKTRGQEIDISVPEATCRVLVIPTNEELMIALDTLDIVSKG; this is encoded by the coding sequence GTGAAGGTTCTTGTGATTAACTGTGGGAGTTCCTCGCTGAAGTATCAATTGCTTGATATGAATACCAAGACTCCTATCGCCAAAGGTTTAGTAGAACGGATTGGTCTTCCTGGTGCAGTCCTAACCCATCGTCCGGCTGCCGGAGAAAAGGAGATTATTACTGCGGAAATACCCAATCATACTGTAGCCATTCAATTGGTATTAGATGCTTTAGTTAATCCTGAATATGGAGTACTAAAAGGCCTTGAAGAAATCGGTGCTGTGGGTCATCGTGTGGTCCATGGAGGCGAGAAATTTGCTAGTTCCGTCCTGATTGACGATGAAGTTATGCAAGCCATTGAGGAGTGCATTGAATTAGCACCTCTTCATAATCCTCCTAATATCGCAGGCATTGAAGCGTGTCAAAAACTCATGCCTGGTGTACCTCAAGTCGCTGTTTTTGATACAGCCTTTCATCAAACCATGCCTGCCCATGCCTATCTCTATGGATTGCCCTATGAACTTTATGAAAAATATAAAATCAGGAAATATGGTTTTCATGGGACTTCTCATAAATATGTAAGTCAACGTGCTGCGGAGCTCTTGGGTCGCCCTGTAGAAGGCTTGAAGCTGATTAGCTGCCATTTAGGCAATGGCTCTTCCATCACAGCTATTAAAGATGGAAAATCCCTCGAAACCTCCATGGGTTTTACTCCCTTAGAAGGACTTATGATGGGGACTCGCTCAGGTGACTTAGACCCTTCAATCGTATCGTTCATTCAACAGAAGGAAAATCTGACCTCCGATGAAGTGAATGACTTCCTTAATAAAAAGAGCGGAGTCTTAGGACTTTCCGGGGTGAGCAGCGATTTCCGTGATATTGAGCAAGCTCGTGATCAAGGAAATTACCGTGCCGGTCTAGCGCTACAAGTGTTTGCCCATGATGTAAAGAAATACATTGGCTCCTATGCTGCGGTTTTAGACGGCGCAGATGCCATTATCTTTACAGCTGGCTTAGGCGAAAACTCTGCCGAAATGCGGGAGACTGTTGTGCAGGGACTGGATTACCTTGGTACTAAACTTGATCTGGAAAAGAACAAAACACGCGGTCAAGAGATTGACATTTCGGTTCCTGAAGCGACCTGTCGAGTTCTCGTTATTCCTACTAATGAAGAATTGATGATTGCTTTGGATACTTTAGATATTGTAAGTAAGGGTTAA
- a CDS encoding patatin-like phospholipase family protein: MKKGLVLGSGGARGLAHLGFLQVLEEEKIEVDCIVGCSIGAVFGALWAAGVDLYRLERLITYQGFSKRLIDLSVSRDGFVKGEKFLEAMRLLTKDLTFAELRIPLAIVATDIETGNRVVFREGSVAHAVRASVSIPGVFKPYSYQGHLLVDGAVKNRLPIMVAKELGADRILAVDVKKGLSAKLNTAMDVMMQSLGILEEEVFQTQKDKADVLIQPEVGHIGILQFDQAEEAIALGRTAANSKLSDIVRIFG; this comes from the coding sequence ATGAAAAAAGGATTAGTTCTGGGGTCGGGCGGAGCGCGGGGTTTGGCTCATTTGGGTTTTTTGCAGGTGCTCGAAGAAGAGAAGATTGAGGTCGATTGTATCGTCGGTTGTAGCATCGGGGCCGTCTTTGGTGCACTCTGGGCAGCGGGAGTAGATCTCTATCGTTTAGAACGATTGATTACCTACCAAGGATTTAGCAAGAGGCTCATCGATCTCTCCGTTTCTAGAGACGGCTTTGTCAAAGGGGAAAAGTTCTTAGAAGCTATGCGACTTCTCACTAAGGATTTAACCTTTGCTGAACTACGGATCCCCTTAGCTATCGTGGCAACAGATATTGAAACAGGAAATAGGGTTGTTTTCCGAGAAGGCAGCGTGGCCCACGCAGTTCGTGCCAGCGTTTCCATTCCCGGGGTATTTAAGCCCTATAGTTATCAAGGTCATCTCCTGGTGGATGGGGCTGTGAAGAATCGTTTGCCTATCATGGTAGCCAAGGAATTGGGCGCGGATAGAATTTTAGCAGTAGATGTAAAAAAGGGATTGTCAGCCAAGCTCAACACGGCCATGGATGTGATGATGCAATCGCTAGGGATACTGGAAGAAGAAGTCTTTCAGACCCAAAAGGATAAAGCTGATGTGCTCATTCAGCCTGAGGTGGGTCATATTGGTATTTTACAATTTGATCAGGCTGAAGAAGCCATTGCCTTGGGAAGAACCGCAGCAAATTCTAAACTTTCCGACATTGTTCGCATTTTTGGTTAA
- a CDS encoding nucleoside recognition domain-containing protein, giving the protein MAAIFRIIPFFLLGLVMFYFPQEVVRSAADGLSLWWRYVLPALLPFFILSELLLASGFVHFMGVLVEPLMRPIFRLPGQASFVVAMSYTSGIPIGAVLTTKLRQNKVLTRVEGERLLAFTCNPSPGFMFGAVASSMLLRPELGIVLVGSVYLGNLLVGILFRFYRASESTKYPPSPPSLRKAFQELQNAQRVDPRPFAQQLGDAIRQGINTLLLVGGFIVFFSVLVNLLESIHVTQAMGSLLSRLTGGLITTQAVDALMTAFLETTLGCRSVIDTFSSLHLQIGLLAAVLGWGGLSSFAQVATFTSTTDLRFLPFVVGRGLHMIFALVLSQIFLSLMKFPVFALRLTPGPFSFMETWRLSSWFFCSTMLIFLGISFGMRVFYSRK; this is encoded by the coding sequence ATGGCTGCAATTTTTCGCATCATCCCATTTTTTCTTTTAGGTTTAGTCATGTTTTATTTTCCCCAAGAGGTTGTTCGGTCGGCTGCAGATGGCCTTTCCCTATGGTGGCGTTATGTACTTCCGGCGCTCCTGCCATTTTTCATACTTTCCGAACTCTTACTTGCCTCAGGCTTTGTTCACTTTATGGGAGTATTAGTAGAACCCTTAATGCGCCCCATCTTCCGTCTCCCGGGGCAAGCTTCCTTTGTGGTGGCGATGAGCTATACCTCAGGTATCCCGATTGGTGCTGTACTGACCACCAAGCTACGTCAAAATAAAGTTCTTACTCGTGTAGAAGGAGAACGACTCTTAGCCTTTACCTGCAATCCCAGCCCGGGGTTCATGTTCGGAGCAGTCGCTTCCAGCATGCTATTAAGGCCTGAGCTTGGCATTGTCCTTGTCGGATCCGTTTATCTGGGGAATCTCTTAGTCGGAATCCTTTTCCGCTTTTATCGGGCTAGTGAATCTACAAAGTATCCTCCTTCCCCGCCTTCTTTACGTAAAGCCTTCCAAGAGCTACAGAATGCCCAGAGAGTAGACCCCAGGCCATTTGCCCAACAGCTTGGCGATGCTATTCGACAGGGTATCAATACCCTTCTCTTAGTGGGTGGCTTCATCGTTTTTTTCTCCGTATTAGTCAATTTACTGGAGTCAATCCATGTCACCCAGGCCATGGGTAGTCTTTTATCCAGACTTACCGGCGGGCTGATTACCACTCAAGCCGTCGATGCTCTAATGACCGCTTTCCTTGAGACAACCTTAGGCTGTCGGTCGGTTATTGACACCTTTTCTAGCCTTCATCTCCAGATTGGGCTCCTGGCTGCCGTCTTAGGTTGGGGAGGGCTTTCCTCTTTTGCCCAAGTTGCCACTTTCACCAGTACGACAGATTTGCGTTTTCTGCCCTTTGTCGTGGGAAGAGGACTTCACATGATTTTCGCCTTAGTCCTCAGCCAGATCTTTCTGAGCCTTATGAAATTCCCCGTCTTCGCTCTCCGGCTTACCCCAGGCCCCTTTAGTTTCATGGAAACTTGGCGTCTAAGTTCATGGTTCTTCTGTTCTACAATGCTTATTTTCCTAGGAATCAGCTTCGGAATGCGTGTTTTCTACTCCCGTAAATAA
- a CDS encoding ATPase, producing MENEVLALLDELEEIVDRGTKIPMTGKVLVDDNVIFDLLDRVRTALPEELQNAKWVLAERQKIMDEAQAEAGRLVERGKSYIEKMAEESEVVKQAQGYAEDIARQAQAYAKEVKLGAIQYTDEMLLQVEQSVAETLQSVRRNREDLRNLAKRDQREKPSDKGNSQQQES from the coding sequence TTGGAAAACGAAGTATTAGCATTACTTGATGAATTAGAAGAAATTGTGGATCGCGGAACCAAGATCCCGATGACGGGGAAAGTTTTAGTGGATGATAATGTTATTTTTGACTTGCTCGATCGGGTGAGAACAGCACTTCCAGAGGAACTTCAAAATGCAAAATGGGTACTAGCGGAAAGACAAAAGATTATGGATGAAGCGCAAGCGGAAGCCGGACGATTGGTTGAGCGGGGCAAAAGCTACATCGAAAAGATGGCCGAAGAGAGCGAGGTTGTGAAGCAGGCTCAGGGCTATGCTGAAGATATTGCTCGCCAAGCTCAGGCTTATGCCAAAGAGGTTAAATTGGGAGCGATCCAGTACACAGATGAGATGCTGCTCCAAGTAGAGCAAAGTGTGGCGGAAACCTTGCAGTCGGTACGCCGCAACCGTGAGGATTTGCGAAACTTGGCCAAACGGGATCAGAGAGAAAAGCCTAGTGATAAAGGAAATTCGCAGCAGCAGGAGTCTTAG
- the rsmD gene encoding 16S rRNA (guanine(966)-N(2))-methyltransferase RsmD — MRIIAGDYRGQRLKAVPGINTRPTADKIKGAIFNVLREKVVDAKVLDMFSGTGNLALEALSRGAKEAILIEKSRIAQRVIQENLEHLGVQNAKLMEMDAFDYLARHQEEIFDLIFIDPPYHLGLAEKSLKYLLDPCRLTYSGVIIVETAKDENLTNVAPFEIRKTGEYGDTKIWYLQRID, encoded by the coding sequence ATGCGAATTATTGCTGGAGATTATCGCGGACAGCGTCTAAAAGCTGTACCAGGGATAAACACTCGTCCTACCGCGGATAAGATTAAAGGAGCCATATTCAATGTACTGCGAGAAAAAGTCGTTGACGCTAAAGTATTGGATATGTTCTCAGGTACGGGAAATTTAGCTCTTGAGGCCCTGTCGCGAGGAGCAAAAGAAGCAATACTTATTGAAAAAAGCCGAATAGCACAACGGGTGATTCAAGAGAATCTTGAACATTTGGGGGTACAGAATGCCAAGCTTATGGAGATGGATGCCTTTGACTATCTTGCGCGGCATCAGGAAGAGATTTTTGATCTTATATTTATTGACCCGCCCTATCATTTGGGCCTAGCCGAAAAGTCCCTAAAGTATTTGCTGGATCCATGTCGCCTTACATATTCCGGAGTCATTATTGTGGAAACAGCGAAGGATGAAAACCTTACGAATGTAGCTCCCTTTGAAATAAGAAAAACGGGAGAATACGGGGATACAAAGATTTGGTATCTGCAAAGAATCGATTAA